The Apibacter raozihei DNA segment AATAATGATCGAAATATATTCAATACTCCACTCAAAAGCAACTTTCAGCCTATGAATAAAGCTTATCTGTTTTTCTGGTTTTTCTTCATAAATCGATAATTTTACAGTACAAAATTCATTAACGGAATCAAAATTTCCTAATTCCACTCCCAGCTCCTGAAGCTTTTCTTCTACTTCTAATATTTTTTCATTAAGAGATATGAAATCAGAAATCTTTCCGCCTCTGGATTTTAATTCTTTTAATGATTCTAAGGTATTCTCTATAGAGTTTTTTTTCGCATTAAGCTGCCTATATTCATTAGTTTTGTCTACTTTCGTAATTTCCGCATTTTTCACCCTTCCTATCTTCTGTACATCCAGATAAAATTCATCAAATTTATCAGGGTTTACTCCGATTAATAAATGGATTTGGCGATTCCTTTTTTGCCCCAAATTCTGTTCATATTGAATCACGGCATCGTATGATTTTACTTTAGACTTTATTGATTTTTCATCTTTGTCAAACTCTGAGGTTTTAGTTTTAACAGATGCTGTTTTTTCAAATTTTTGATTGGATATCGTATTCAGATTAGGTCCACCAGGTAATGCTCCCTCTTTAACTATTTTCTCTGAGGCATAATTTTTACGTAAATTATCTATGTTGCTAAAAAAATCTTCTCCGTAACCACTTCCGTTTGAATCAATATTTTTACTAACTACTACATATCCATAAATTAATCGAAAAATAAACAGTAATATAAATAACCCTAGATACCATCTACTTATTTTCCAAAATCGTTTCTTGAAATTTTTTACCATAAAATTTATTCTTTTTGCTTTATATTTATTGTATAATAATCTTCTTTATATTATTGATGATAAAAACCAAATATATGAAAAAGATGCCTATGCTTCATCTGGAACAAAGCATTAAGAATAGAATGTAGTTGCTAAAAGGATTATGTTAAATATAAATAAATTCTATTGCATGAAAATTTTATCTACGTAAACTACTTCTTGCTTCTTACCATAAATCAATCGGAGTAATTTTATACAAATCATCATAATTTTATGAAAAAAAAACTCTATAATTAGTATTTACAGAGTTTAAATTATTGTTTTTAAGTAAGGTACTTTTGAAGATTGTCATAGATAAAGATTAAACCTTATTTACACGTTCTGAGAAAATTAATAATAATCGCTAGTATAACCCTCTTTACAATCGTTGTTATAAATTCTAAAAATACTTAATGAATTGATTTCAAATTTTTTCCTTCTTTTTTTATCATTATATATTTCCATTATTCCTTTGCAATCTGAAAAGTATTTTTTCGCAAAATTATCACTCATATATTTAAAATAGACAGCTTTGTCTATACCTTCTTTTACCATATAATAACCTGAATAAGGTTGTACGTTTGTTAAACTACCCATTTGGTTAACGCTGCCTTTTAATTTAGCTCTGGCAACATAAAAGGTTAATTTTTCACTTTTCAGGTATTCTTCTCCCCCCCCTGTATCTTCAACTTTTAATAAAAATACTTTATTATCTGACACATTTACGTATTCATATCTACCATAATCTGTCTTGATATAATCAATATCCTTGTAATTGATATGGTCTTCTTTAATTTCCGTTCCTTTAATATGATACTTTCCTGTTTGAGAAGTTCCATCTTTAAAGTAAATGGTTAAATCTCCTTTTAAAACAAAAGAGTCAGACGCAAGTGTTGAACCTATCACTTCTGGATTATCTTTATGCTGAGCATAGATATTAACTGTAAAAAGAATTAAAAAAAATAATAATCTTGTTTTCATTAGTATTTAATTTTGTTTATTAATTTCCCAAAAATATTAAAAACATATATATTATAAAATTCTATTTTTATAGTAGCTCTTTTTATCATTTAACTAATAGTAGGTTTTTCAGATTATTCACTAAATTAAAACAAGCTATTTTAATCTACTTTCAGAAACCCAAACTACCATTTTAATTAAACAAAAAATAAGCCCATAGAACCAAAAATTCGAGGGCTTAAATTTAATATTTCAATTTAAGTCAGTCCGTAGGTTTCGGATTTTAAATCAATTTCTATAATTCTACCCTATTCATTGAAATTTTCATTTTTATATTACTACTTATAAAACTCCATAATCAAAACATTTTACTTGTCTTATCTATCATTCTTCCCTTTAAATACTAGAAATATACAAGCAGATCTATCTTCTGGTAGTGCCCTTGTATTACGAGTTCCTGCCTTATATTTTCTTACACCAGTAGTTGTAAGTATCTGCAACTATCTTTCTGTTTACATCTGTCGCACTTGGAAAATTTGTTTTAACTCCTCTGCTGTGATATCTTTTTCACAATTAGGGCATTTACCTTTTTTATCTCCCCCCTTCTGCTCTGGTGCATTTTTAGTAACAGGATTTACTCCTTCCGGTTTAGGAACGGAAAAGTTAGTTTTATCTGTTTTTAATCTTTCAAAAACTAAGTATTATTTATATTTATC contains these protein-coding regions:
- a CDS encoding DUF4349 domain-containing protein, which codes for MVKNFKKRFWKISRWYLGLFILLFIFRLIYGYVVVSKNIDSNGSGYGEDFFSNIDNLRKNYASEKIVKEGALPGGPNLNTISNQKFEKTASVKTKTSEFDKDEKSIKSKVKSYDAVIQYEQNLGQKRNRQIHLLIGVNPDKFDEFYLDVQKIGRVKNAEITKVDKTNEYRQLNAKKNSIENTLESLKELKSRGGKISDFISLNEKILEVEEKLQELGVELGNFDSVNEFCTVKLSIYEEKPEKQISFIHRLKVAFEWSIEYISIIIFTSFVLFISIFVLLLVIDKFKVITISNK